One genomic region from Vidua macroura isolate BioBank_ID:100142 chromosome 18, ASM2450914v1, whole genome shotgun sequence encodes:
- the EIF4ENIF1 gene encoding eukaryotic translation initiation factor 4E transporter isoform X5, which translates to MDKRGGATETENGDAFLELNRITTKYPHRYTKEELLDIKERPYSKKRPSCLSEKYDSDGVWDPEKWHASLYPTSGRTSPVESFKKDLDSDRTSLMRRIVDPRERVKEDDLDVVLSPQRRSFGGGCHVTASVSSRRAGSPLEKDSDGVRVIGGRRIGSGRIISSRNFDKDHRGGDSRDARDRDRDRDYKDKRFRREFGDSKRVFGERRRNDSYTEEEPEWFSAGPTSQSETIELTGFDDKILEEDHKGRKRTRRRTASLKEGIECNGGVAEEDEVQAVLANETPADQEVPREAVLQEPAPGEFDFNEFFNLDKSVPGLASMIEDVLGEGSMSASRFSRWFSNPSRSGSRSSSLRSTPHEELERLAGLEQAILSPGQNSGNYFAPIPLEDHSENKVDILEMLQKAKVDLKPLLSSLSANKEKLRESTHSGVVLSVEEVEAGLKGLKVDQEGKIATPFMAEQMEEALNVSGSRQMKKDGDMTAFNKLVSSMKASGTLPSQPKVNQSLESHLMSPPEMSGQPLSKNILQELLGPPITRPASSNVLSGLIGGLEPAASLLTQRAPSPPIPPVFPTRAASADYLRHRISSPIGFGQGSQQLLGDPFPGVRKPMSPVAAQMSPLEIQQAALEGLALPHDLAIHAANFYQHGFGKPQMDKSRDGYRNRQQRMTKSPAPGHRGNASSPAPAASITSMLSPSFTPTSVIRKMYESKEKSKEDPVSGKMKISDVKDENQRPNEATDNLLSSSVENADQGTLPTLGTKLPALQRSACSTPLTQANRCTKEQDYRPKSAGRKTPTMASPVPGGPFLRPVHQVPLVPHVPLVRPAHQLHPGLVQRMMAQGVHPQHLPLLQAGMLPPGVDLSHLQGISAPILGQPFYPLPTASHHILNPRSGTPLQLAMMQQQLQRSEQSNS; encoded by the exons gaggAATTGCTGGATATTAAAGAACGTCCCTACTCTAAGAAAAGACCTTCttgtctttctgaaaaatatgacaG tgATGGTGTCTGGGATCCAGAGAAGTGGCATGCATCTTTATATCCAACTTCAGGAAGAACTTCACCAGtggaaagctttaaaaaagaTTTGGATTCAGATCGGACTTCTCTTATGCGCAGGATAGTTG ATCCAAGAGAGCGAGTGAAAGAAGATGACTTGGATGTAGTCCTGAGTCCCCAGAGGCGAAGCTTTGGGGGTGGCTGTCATGTAACTGCATCCGTCAGCTCCCGTCGGGCAGGGAGCCCCCTGGAAAAGGACAGTGACGGTGTCCGCGTGATCGGCGGCCGCAGGATTGGCAGTGGCAGGATCATCTCCTCGAGGAACTTCGACAAAGACCATCGGGGTGGTGACTCCAGGGATGCAAGGGACCGGGATCGTGACAGGGACTACAAAGATAAACGCTTCAGG AGGGAATTTGGTGACAGCAAACGTGTCTTTGGGGAGCGAAGAAGAAATGATTCCTACACTGAAGAGGAACCTGAGTGGTTCTCTGCTGGGCCTACAAGTCAGTCTGAAACCATTGAGCTCACAGGCTTTGATGATAAAATTCTGGAGGAAGATCACAAAGGAAGAAAACGTACGAGGCGACGCACAGCCTCGCTGAAAGAAG gcaTAGAATGCAATGGTGGAGTGGCAGAAGAGGATGAAGTGCAAGCTGTCCTTGCCAATGAAACTCCAGCAGATCAAGAAGTTCCTAGAGAAGCTGTTTTACAAGAAccagctccaggagagtttgACTTCAATGAGTTCTTTAACTTGGATAAAAGCGTTCCTGGCCTGGCTTCA ATGATAGAAGATGTGCTGGGGGAAGGTTCAATGTCTGCCAGCAGGTTCAGCAGGTGGTTTTCTAATCCCAGTCGTTCTGGAAGTCGGTCAAGCAGCTTGAGATCTACCCCTCATGAGGAACTGGAGAGGCTAGCAG GTCTAGAGCAAGCCATTCTCTCCCCTGGCCAGAACTCTGGAAACTACTTTGCTCCCATTCCATTGGAAGACCACTCTGAAAACAAAGTGGACATCCTAGAAATGCTACAGAAAGCCAAAGTGGACTTAAAACCTCTTCTCTCAAGTCTTTCAGCCAACAAGGAAAAGCTTAGAGAGAGCA CACATTCAGGAGTTGTACTTTCAGTGGAGGAAGTTGAAGCTGGGCTAAAAGGTCTGAAAGTGGATCAGGAGGGGAAAATTGCCACTCCCTTTATGGCTGAGCAAATGGAAGAAGCCCTGAATGTCAGTGGCTCCAGACAGATGAAGAAGGATGGGGATATGACTGCCTTTAACAAACTCGTCAGCAGCATGAAGGCAAGCGGGACTCTGCCTTCACAGCCCAAAGTCAAT cagAGCCTTGAAAGCCACTTAATGTCACCTCCAGAGATGTCAGGCCAGCCTCTGTCAAAGAATATTCTGCAG GAACTTCTTGGTCCACCCATTACCAGACCTGCTTCATCGAATGTCTTAAGTGGCCTGATAGGTGGTTTGGAGcctgcagcctctctgctgACACAGAGAGCCCCCTCTCCCCCCATCCCACCTGTGTTCCCAACACGAGCTGCTTCTGCAGATTACCTGCGCCACAGAATCTCTTCACCCATTG GTTTTGGACAAGGTTCTCAGCAATTGCTTGGTGATCCATTTCCAGGTGTAAGGAAGCCCATGAGCCCAGTTGCTGCACAG ATGAGTCCCCTGGAGATCCAGCAAGCTGCCTTAGAGGGACTGGCACTCCCACATGACTTGGCCATACATGCAGCAAATTTCTATCAGCATGGCTTTGGTAAACCACAAATGGACAAAAGCAGAGATGGCTACAGAAACAG GCAGCAGCGAATGACTAAATCCCCTGCACCAGGACACAGAGGGAATGCATCTtctccagcccctgcagcatCCATTACAAGCATG ctGTCTCCTTCCTTCACACCTACCTCGGTGATTCGCAAGATGTATgagagcaaagagaaaagcaaagaggatCCAGTTTctgggaaaatgaaaatcagtgaTGTTAAAGATGAAAATCAGAGACCAAATGAAG CTACAGATAACCTACTGTCTAGTTCTGTGGAGAATGCAGATCAAGGAACTTTGCCCACCTTAGGTACCAAACTACCTGCACTGCAGCGCTCTGCATGTTCCACACCTCTTACCCAAGCAAATCGTTGCACCAAAGAGCAAGACTACAGGCCCAAATCAGCTGGTAGGAAGACTCCTACAATGGCCTCCCCAGTACCAGGAGGCCCTTTTCTTCGTCCTGTTCATCAAGTACCCCTTGTTCCCCATGTACCACTTGTACGACCTGCTCATCAACTGCACCCAGGATTGGTCCAGAGAATGATGGCACAGGGGGTCCATCCGCAACATCTTCCTCTGCTGCAAGCAG GTATGCTTCCTCCTGGAGTGGACCTGTCTCACTTGCAGGGAATATCTGCTCCCATCCTTGGCCAGCCTTTTTATCCATTACCAACAGCAAGCCATCACATCTTAAATCCACGCTCGGGGACACCTTTGCAGCTCGCCATGATGCAACAGCAGCTACAACGATCAG AACAAAGTAATTCCTGA
- the EIF4ENIF1 gene encoding eukaryotic translation initiation factor 4E transporter isoform X4, with protein sequence MDKRGGATETENGDAFLELNRITTKYPHRYTKEELLDIKERPYSKKRPSCLSEKYDSDGVWDPEKWHASLYPTSGRTSPVESFKKDLDSDRTSLMRRIVDPRERVKEDDLDVVLSPQRRSFGGGCHVTASVSSRRAGSPLEKDSDGVRVIGGRRIGSGRIISSRNFDKDHRGGDSRDARDRDRDRDYKDKRFRREFGDSKRVFGERRRNDSYTEEEPEWFSAGPTSQSETIELTGFDDKILEEDHKGRKRTRRRTASLKEGIECNGGVAEEDEVQAVLANETPADQEVPREAVLQEPAPGEFDFNEFFNLDKSVPGLASMIEDVLGEGSMSASRFSRWFSNPSRSGSRSSSLRSTPHEELERLAAHSGVVLSVEEVEAGLKGLKVDQEGKIATPFMAEQMEEALNVSGSRQMKKDGDMTAFNKLVSSMKASGTLPSQPKVNQSLESHLMSPPEMSGQPLSKNILQELLGPPITRPASSNVLSGLIGGLEPAASLLTQRAPSPPIPPVFPTRAASADYLRHRISSPIGFGQGSQQLLGDPFPGVRKPMSPVAAQMSPLEIQQAALEGLALPHDLAIHAANFYQHGFGKPQMDKSRDGYRNRQQRMTKSPAPGHRGNASSPAPAASITSMLSPSFTPTSVIRKMYESKEKSKEDPVSGKMKISDVKDENQRPNEATDNLLSSSVENADQGTLPTLGTKLPALQRSACSTPLTQANRCTKEQDYRPKSAGRKTPTMASPVPGGPFLRPVHQVPLVPHVPLVRPAHQLHPGLVQRMMAQGVHPQHLPLLQAGMLPPGVDLSHLQGISAPILGQPFYPLPTASHHILNPRSGTPLQLAMMQQQLQRSGSGAQGSPAGAQTTPQNVLPRTGLSHGHTQLDHRPSQRSGSPIGLAKWFGSDVLQQPLPSMPSKVISVDELEFRQ encoded by the exons gaggAATTGCTGGATATTAAAGAACGTCCCTACTCTAAGAAAAGACCTTCttgtctttctgaaaaatatgacaG tgATGGTGTCTGGGATCCAGAGAAGTGGCATGCATCTTTATATCCAACTTCAGGAAGAACTTCACCAGtggaaagctttaaaaaagaTTTGGATTCAGATCGGACTTCTCTTATGCGCAGGATAGTTG ATCCAAGAGAGCGAGTGAAAGAAGATGACTTGGATGTAGTCCTGAGTCCCCAGAGGCGAAGCTTTGGGGGTGGCTGTCATGTAACTGCATCCGTCAGCTCCCGTCGGGCAGGGAGCCCCCTGGAAAAGGACAGTGACGGTGTCCGCGTGATCGGCGGCCGCAGGATTGGCAGTGGCAGGATCATCTCCTCGAGGAACTTCGACAAAGACCATCGGGGTGGTGACTCCAGGGATGCAAGGGACCGGGATCGTGACAGGGACTACAAAGATAAACGCTTCAGG AGGGAATTTGGTGACAGCAAACGTGTCTTTGGGGAGCGAAGAAGAAATGATTCCTACACTGAAGAGGAACCTGAGTGGTTCTCTGCTGGGCCTACAAGTCAGTCTGAAACCATTGAGCTCACAGGCTTTGATGATAAAATTCTGGAGGAAGATCACAAAGGAAGAAAACGTACGAGGCGACGCACAGCCTCGCTGAAAGAAG gcaTAGAATGCAATGGTGGAGTGGCAGAAGAGGATGAAGTGCAAGCTGTCCTTGCCAATGAAACTCCAGCAGATCAAGAAGTTCCTAGAGAAGCTGTTTTACAAGAAccagctccaggagagtttgACTTCAATGAGTTCTTTAACTTGGATAAAAGCGTTCCTGGCCTGGCTTCA ATGATAGAAGATGTGCTGGGGGAAGGTTCAATGTCTGCCAGCAGGTTCAGCAGGTGGTTTTCTAATCCCAGTCGTTCTGGAAGTCGGTCAAGCAGCTTGAGATCTACCCCTCATGAGGAACTGGAGAGGCTAGCAG CACATTCAGGAGTTGTACTTTCAGTGGAGGAAGTTGAAGCTGGGCTAAAAGGTCTGAAAGTGGATCAGGAGGGGAAAATTGCCACTCCCTTTATGGCTGAGCAAATGGAAGAAGCCCTGAATGTCAGTGGCTCCAGACAGATGAAGAAGGATGGGGATATGACTGCCTTTAACAAACTCGTCAGCAGCATGAAGGCAAGCGGGACTCTGCCTTCACAGCCCAAAGTCAAT cagAGCCTTGAAAGCCACTTAATGTCACCTCCAGAGATGTCAGGCCAGCCTCTGTCAAAGAATATTCTGCAG GAACTTCTTGGTCCACCCATTACCAGACCTGCTTCATCGAATGTCTTAAGTGGCCTGATAGGTGGTTTGGAGcctgcagcctctctgctgACACAGAGAGCCCCCTCTCCCCCCATCCCACCTGTGTTCCCAACACGAGCTGCTTCTGCAGATTACCTGCGCCACAGAATCTCTTCACCCATTG GTTTTGGACAAGGTTCTCAGCAATTGCTTGGTGATCCATTTCCAGGTGTAAGGAAGCCCATGAGCCCAGTTGCTGCACAG ATGAGTCCCCTGGAGATCCAGCAAGCTGCCTTAGAGGGACTGGCACTCCCACATGACTTGGCCATACATGCAGCAAATTTCTATCAGCATGGCTTTGGTAAACCACAAATGGACAAAAGCAGAGATGGCTACAGAAACAG GCAGCAGCGAATGACTAAATCCCCTGCACCAGGACACAGAGGGAATGCATCTtctccagcccctgcagcatCCATTACAAGCATG ctGTCTCCTTCCTTCACACCTACCTCGGTGATTCGCAAGATGTATgagagcaaagagaaaagcaaagaggatCCAGTTTctgggaaaatgaaaatcagtgaTGTTAAAGATGAAAATCAGAGACCAAATGAAG CTACAGATAACCTACTGTCTAGTTCTGTGGAGAATGCAGATCAAGGAACTTTGCCCACCTTAGGTACCAAACTACCTGCACTGCAGCGCTCTGCATGTTCCACACCTCTTACCCAAGCAAATCGTTGCACCAAAGAGCAAGACTACAGGCCCAAATCAGCTGGTAGGAAGACTCCTACAATGGCCTCCCCAGTACCAGGAGGCCCTTTTCTTCGTCCTGTTCATCAAGTACCCCTTGTTCCCCATGTACCACTTGTACGACCTGCTCATCAACTGCACCCAGGATTGGTCCAGAGAATGATGGCACAGGGGGTCCATCCGCAACATCTTCCTCTGCTGCAAGCAG GTATGCTTCCTCCTGGAGTGGACCTGTCTCACTTGCAGGGAATATCTGCTCCCATCCTTGGCCAGCCTTTTTATCCATTACCAACAGCAAGCCATCACATCTTAAATCCACGCTCGGGGACACCTTTGCAGCTCGCCATGATGCAACAGCAGCTACAACGATCAG gctctggagcacagggaTCACCTGCTGGTGCACAAACAACCCCTCAAAATGTGCTGCCTCGGACTGGATTATCTCATGGGCACACACAGCTTGACCATCGCCCCAGCCAGAGAAGTGGCTCTCCCATTGGCCTTGCAAAATGGTTTGGTTCAGATGTCTTGCAGCAGCCTCTTCCATCCATGCCATCCAAAGTCATCAGTGTAGATGAACTGGAATTCCGGCAGTGA
- the EIF4ENIF1 gene encoding eukaryotic translation initiation factor 4E transporter isoform X2, with amino-acid sequence MDKRGGATETENGDAFLELNRITTKYPHRYTKEELLDIKERPYSKKRPSCLSEKYDSDGVWDPEKWHASLYPTSGRTSPVESFKKDLDSDRTSLMRRIVDPRERVKEDDLDVVLSPQRRSFGGGCHVTASVSSRRAGSPLEKDSDGVRVIGGRRIGSGRIISSRNFDKDHRGGDSRDARDRDRDRDYKDKRFRREFGDSKRVFGERRRNDSYTEEEPEWFSAGPTSQSETIELTGFDDKILEEDHKGRKRTRRRTASLKEGIECNGGVAEEDEVQAVLANETPADQEVPREAVLQEPAPGEFDFNEFFNLDKSVPGLASMIEDVLGEGSMSASRFSRWFSNPSRSGSRSSSLRSTPHEELERLAGLEQAILSPGQNSGNYFAPIPLEDHSENKVDILEMLQKAKVDLKPLLSSLSANKEKLRESTHSGVVLSVEEVEAGLKGLKVDQEGKIATPFMAEQMEEALNVSGSRQMKKDGDMTAFNKLVSSMKASGTLPSQPKVNSLESHLMSPPEMSGQPLSKNILQELLGPPITRPASSNVLSGLIGGLEPAASLLTQRAPSPPIPPVFPTRAASADYLRHRISSPIGFGQGSQQLLGDPFPGVRKPMSPVAAQMSPLEIQQAALEGLALPHDLAIHAANFYQHGFGKPQMDKSRDGYRNRQQRMTKSPAPGHRGNASSPAPAASITSMLSPSFTPTSVIRKMYESKEKSKEDPVSGKMKISDVKDENQRPNEATDNLLSSSVENADQGTLPTLGTKLPALQRSACSTPLTQANRCTKEQDYRPKSAGRKTPTMASPVPGGPFLRPVHQVPLVPHVPLVRPAHQLHPGLVQRMMAQGVHPQHLPLLQAGMLPPGVDLSHLQGISAPILGQPFYPLPTASHHILNPRSGTPLQLAMMQQQLQRSGSGAQGSPAGAQTTPQNVLPRTGLSHGHTQLDHRPSQRSGSPIGLAKWFGSDVLQQPLPSMPSKVISVDELEFRQ; translated from the exons gaggAATTGCTGGATATTAAAGAACGTCCCTACTCTAAGAAAAGACCTTCttgtctttctgaaaaatatgacaG tgATGGTGTCTGGGATCCAGAGAAGTGGCATGCATCTTTATATCCAACTTCAGGAAGAACTTCACCAGtggaaagctttaaaaaagaTTTGGATTCAGATCGGACTTCTCTTATGCGCAGGATAGTTG ATCCAAGAGAGCGAGTGAAAGAAGATGACTTGGATGTAGTCCTGAGTCCCCAGAGGCGAAGCTTTGGGGGTGGCTGTCATGTAACTGCATCCGTCAGCTCCCGTCGGGCAGGGAGCCCCCTGGAAAAGGACAGTGACGGTGTCCGCGTGATCGGCGGCCGCAGGATTGGCAGTGGCAGGATCATCTCCTCGAGGAACTTCGACAAAGACCATCGGGGTGGTGACTCCAGGGATGCAAGGGACCGGGATCGTGACAGGGACTACAAAGATAAACGCTTCAGG AGGGAATTTGGTGACAGCAAACGTGTCTTTGGGGAGCGAAGAAGAAATGATTCCTACACTGAAGAGGAACCTGAGTGGTTCTCTGCTGGGCCTACAAGTCAGTCTGAAACCATTGAGCTCACAGGCTTTGATGATAAAATTCTGGAGGAAGATCACAAAGGAAGAAAACGTACGAGGCGACGCACAGCCTCGCTGAAAGAAG gcaTAGAATGCAATGGTGGAGTGGCAGAAGAGGATGAAGTGCAAGCTGTCCTTGCCAATGAAACTCCAGCAGATCAAGAAGTTCCTAGAGAAGCTGTTTTACAAGAAccagctccaggagagtttgACTTCAATGAGTTCTTTAACTTGGATAAAAGCGTTCCTGGCCTGGCTTCA ATGATAGAAGATGTGCTGGGGGAAGGTTCAATGTCTGCCAGCAGGTTCAGCAGGTGGTTTTCTAATCCCAGTCGTTCTGGAAGTCGGTCAAGCAGCTTGAGATCTACCCCTCATGAGGAACTGGAGAGGCTAGCAG GTCTAGAGCAAGCCATTCTCTCCCCTGGCCAGAACTCTGGAAACTACTTTGCTCCCATTCCATTGGAAGACCACTCTGAAAACAAAGTGGACATCCTAGAAATGCTACAGAAAGCCAAAGTGGACTTAAAACCTCTTCTCTCAAGTCTTTCAGCCAACAAGGAAAAGCTTAGAGAGAGCA CACATTCAGGAGTTGTACTTTCAGTGGAGGAAGTTGAAGCTGGGCTAAAAGGTCTGAAAGTGGATCAGGAGGGGAAAATTGCCACTCCCTTTATGGCTGAGCAAATGGAAGAAGCCCTGAATGTCAGTGGCTCCAGACAGATGAAGAAGGATGGGGATATGACTGCCTTTAACAAACTCGTCAGCAGCATGAAGGCAAGCGGGACTCTGCCTTCACAGCCCAAAGTCAAT AGCCTTGAAAGCCACTTAATGTCACCTCCAGAGATGTCAGGCCAGCCTCTGTCAAAGAATATTCTGCAG GAACTTCTTGGTCCACCCATTACCAGACCTGCTTCATCGAATGTCTTAAGTGGCCTGATAGGTGGTTTGGAGcctgcagcctctctgctgACACAGAGAGCCCCCTCTCCCCCCATCCCACCTGTGTTCCCAACACGAGCTGCTTCTGCAGATTACCTGCGCCACAGAATCTCTTCACCCATTG GTTTTGGACAAGGTTCTCAGCAATTGCTTGGTGATCCATTTCCAGGTGTAAGGAAGCCCATGAGCCCAGTTGCTGCACAG ATGAGTCCCCTGGAGATCCAGCAAGCTGCCTTAGAGGGACTGGCACTCCCACATGACTTGGCCATACATGCAGCAAATTTCTATCAGCATGGCTTTGGTAAACCACAAATGGACAAAAGCAGAGATGGCTACAGAAACAG GCAGCAGCGAATGACTAAATCCCCTGCACCAGGACACAGAGGGAATGCATCTtctccagcccctgcagcatCCATTACAAGCATG ctGTCTCCTTCCTTCACACCTACCTCGGTGATTCGCAAGATGTATgagagcaaagagaaaagcaaagaggatCCAGTTTctgggaaaatgaaaatcagtgaTGTTAAAGATGAAAATCAGAGACCAAATGAAG CTACAGATAACCTACTGTCTAGTTCTGTGGAGAATGCAGATCAAGGAACTTTGCCCACCTTAGGTACCAAACTACCTGCACTGCAGCGCTCTGCATGTTCCACACCTCTTACCCAAGCAAATCGTTGCACCAAAGAGCAAGACTACAGGCCCAAATCAGCTGGTAGGAAGACTCCTACAATGGCCTCCCCAGTACCAGGAGGCCCTTTTCTTCGTCCTGTTCATCAAGTACCCCTTGTTCCCCATGTACCACTTGTACGACCTGCTCATCAACTGCACCCAGGATTGGTCCAGAGAATGATGGCACAGGGGGTCCATCCGCAACATCTTCCTCTGCTGCAAGCAG GTATGCTTCCTCCTGGAGTGGACCTGTCTCACTTGCAGGGAATATCTGCTCCCATCCTTGGCCAGCCTTTTTATCCATTACCAACAGCAAGCCATCACATCTTAAATCCACGCTCGGGGACACCTTTGCAGCTCGCCATGATGCAACAGCAGCTACAACGATCAG gctctggagcacagggaTCACCTGCTGGTGCACAAACAACCCCTCAAAATGTGCTGCCTCGGACTGGATTATCTCATGGGCACACACAGCTTGACCATCGCCCCAGCCAGAGAAGTGGCTCTCCCATTGGCCTTGCAAAATGGTTTGGTTCAGATGTCTTGCAGCAGCCTCTTCCATCCATGCCATCCAAAGTCATCAGTGTAGATGAACTGGAATTCCGGCAGTGA